One Vicugna pacos chromosome X, VicPac4, whole genome shotgun sequence DNA window includes the following coding sequences:
- the USP26 gene encoding ubiquitin carboxyl-terminal hydrolase 26, translating into MAALMVRGFVQIWNKKTGMSKSKEAFIETVEGKKKVKLVVYFHIGECKTFQLSNNIKNMIFRSYGKKQNHLHLTFQNNNFLFIEKLSSRDAENLKMFLERIHQNNLQTRIRPDNEKSVFASTTIQKSVNKTSFNKMYRKSSSRSLEKGKRNGTPDLKEMPLFTSTSSTFIYKELLKNGYGKRKRVLSTDSEMIKNFLKEIISLRKKISKTNPFRYISHSEKKELRLKVLKQNKKFKVGSSLKIRSTGNPYLDGANLLQRLSEKLYLAFLSERNFGEDDPEWDKFKMTFHLYPEKLWQGLPNLGNTCYMNAVLQSIFSIPSFADDFLSQGFPWGKIPLDALSMFLVQLFVLKDIYNIKVKEKLLVSIKKAISAVAEIFSDNRQNDAHEFLGHCLDQMKENMRKFNTIWETKSESKERNSPQQVSAGSAATKVVICPITTNFEFELLRSITCKACGQVVLKTEVSNYLSISLPQGVKTPPSSIQSSFDLFFEAEELEYECEKCLHRDSVAVHKFSRLPRVLIVHLKRYSFNEFWSFRKDDQEVVISKYLKLSSHCDESTKPPCPLSNNAHIRDFQLLKIFQEMNSKTISSSTRSKKLSSKSKASLPPHIGSDKECKPQKCHIRHKGSSGECLGKYSDLNIIESALINSGDVAIIAKELLADLLMDLDDDSHSLKGEPTSSPDTSQEVHRNPKRKKYKRTNMFVDFEGIIKTTEDFYKNKKPRSLSERFHKVAEQTYQYEKMRVYEQALWTALLQSLPKPLAQRYTENLRKTTELSFQGTNVNSPRALGSRKTRRNKDCLDTKETGPEAKKPKRNAKMGDRNAYRLIGVVSHLGKTPDGGHYISDTYDFERQVWFTYNDLQVSNIQEEAMQEARLRSGYMFFYMHNEIFEELLERKDKSQPQSKEARETPQE; encoded by the coding sequence ATGGCTGCTCTAATGGTACGTGGTTTTGTCCAAATATGGAACAAGAAGACTGGGATGTCTAAGTCAAAAGAAGCCTTCATTGAAAcagtggaaggaaagaagaaagttaaATTGGTAGTCTATTTCCATATTGGAGAATGTAAAACCTTTCAGCTaagtaataatattaaaaatatgatctTTAGATCctatggaaaaaaacaaaatcacttgCATTTAACTTTCCAAAATAATAACTTCTTGTTTATTGAAAAATTATCCTCCAGAGATGCTGAAAATTTGAAGATGTTCTTGGAAAGAATCCATCAGAATAATCTTCAAACACGCATAAGACCTGACAATGAGAAGAGTGTCTTTGCCAGCACCACAATACAGAAGTCAGTCAACAAAACTTCATTCAACAAAATGTATAGGAAGTCAAGTAGTCGATCtcttgagaaaggaaaaagaaatggaacaCCTGATCTTaaggagatgcctctgtttacatCAACGTCATCAACATTTATCTATAAGGAGTTACTAAAAAATGGAtatgggaagaggaaaagggtGCTATCAACTGATTCAGAGATGATTAAGAATTTCCTGAAAGAGATTATCTCTCTAAGAAAGAAGATATCCAAGACAAATCCCTTCAGGTATATAAGCCACAGTGAGAAGAAAGAATTGAGGTTAAAAGTGTTAAAACAGAATAAGAAATTCAAAGTTGGATCTTCACTCAAGATCCGTTCTACTGGAAACCCTTACCTAGATGGCGCTAATCTTCTCCAGAGACTGTCTGAGAAATTGTATTTGGCATTTCTGTCAGAACGAAACTTTGGTGAGGATGACCCAGagtgggataaattcaagatgaCCTTTCACTTGTACCCAGAGAAACTATGGCAGGGTCTCCCCAATTTGGGAAATACCTGTTATATGAATGCAGTTTTGCAGTCCATATTTTCAATTCCATCGTTTGCTGATGATTTTCTCAGCCAGGGTTTCCCATGGGGTAAAATTCCCCTTGATGCACTTAGCATGTTCTTGGTACAGCTCTTTGTCTTGAAAGATATTTATAACATAAAAGTCAAGGAGAAGTTACTTGTGAGTATTAAAAAAGCCATTTCAGCAGTTGCAGAAATATTCTCTGACAACAGACAGAATGATGCTCATGAGTTTTTAGGTCACTGTTTAGATCAGATGAAAGAAAACATGCGAAAATTCAACACAATTTGGGAGACTAAAAGTGAATCTAAGGAAAGAAATTCACCTCAACAGGTTTCTGCTGGCAGTGCTGCCACCAAAGTGGTCATTTGTCCTATCACCACTAATTTTGAGTTCGAGTTGCTGCGCTCTATTACTTGTAAAGCCTGTGGGCAGGTTGTTCTTAAGACAGAAGTGAGTAATTATCTTTCCATCAGCCTTCCCCAAGGAGTGAAAACACCTCCCTCGTCTATTCAGTCTAGTTTTGATCTTTTCTTTGAAGCAGAAGAGCTTGAGTATGAATGTGAGAAGTGTTTGCACAGGGATTCTGTTGCGGTGCACAAATTCAGTAGGCTACCGAGGGTCCTTATTGTTCATCTGAAACGCTATAGCTTTAATGAGTTTTGGTCCTTCAGGAAAGATGATCAAGAAGTCgttatttccaaatatttaaagctATCTTCCCACTGCGATGAAAGTACCAAACCACCATGTCCCTTAAGCAACAATGCACATATTAGGGATTTCCAACTCTTAAAAATCTTTCAGGAGATGAATTCTAAAACCATCAGCTCATCAACACGGTCAAAAAAGCTGAGCTCAAAATCCAAGGCTTCCTTGCCTCCACACATTGGATCAGACAAAGAGTGTAAACCTCAAAAATGCCACATTCGTCATAAAGGTTCGAGTGGAGAATGCCTGGGAAAATATTCTGACCTAAATATAATAGAGTCCGCATTGATAAACTCAGGAGATGTAGCAATCATTGCAAAAGAGCTGTTAGCAGACTTATTGATGGATCTGGACGACGACTCCCATTCTCTGAAAGGTGAACCCACCAGCAGCCCAGACACATCTCAAGAAGTGCATAGAAATCCAAAACGAAAGAAATACAAGAGAACCAATATGTTTGTAGATTTTGAGGGTATCATCAAGACTACTgaagatttttataaaaataaaaaacccagaagTCTTTCAGAAAGATTTCACAAAGTGGCTGAACAGACCTACCAGTATGAAAAGATGAGAGTCTATGAACAAGCCCTTTGGACGGCACTGCTTCAAAGCCTTCCAAAGCCACTTGCCCAGAGGTACACAGAGAACCTCAGAAAAACTACAGAATTAAGTTTCCAGGGGACCAATGTGAATTCCCCACGTGCATTGGGTTCCAGAAAAACCCGTCGAAACAAAGATTGTTTAGATACGAAGGAGACAGGACCTGAAGCCAAGAAACCGAAAAGAAACGCCAAGATGGGAGATCGTAATGCCTATCGGCTCATTGGTGTTGTCAGCCATCTTGGGAAGACCCCAGATGGAGGCCATTATATCAGTGATACCTATGACTTTGAGAGGCAAGTCTGGTTCACTTACAACGATCTTCAGGTGTCAAATATCCAAGAGGAAGCAATGCAGGAGGCTAGGCTTCGCAGCGGGTACATGTTCTTTTACATGCACAACGAGATATTTGAAGAGCTGTTGGAAAGGAAGGATAAGTCTCAGCCTCAAAGCAAAGAGGCAAGGGAGACTCCTCAGGAGTAA